A window from Chelmon rostratus isolate fCheRos1 chromosome 13, fCheRos1.pri, whole genome shotgun sequence encodes these proteins:
- the slain1a gene encoding SLAIN motif-containing protein 1a isoform X2: MSYKLHDMTDVEVMARLQEENKLRRSMPNLIRAPSMPSVPSIPCLASPVNPPSHGPSSLPTISSLRSSQSFDSSNGLARLQSSIPSPGQLSQRVQSVGNFPTTPRHPLKATAYVSPTVLQGPTSTSLSTSVSLHSIPSSAALPQPLKPSSSLVPQPLKVSANPPAIPRSSLPRPASFVGTSGVPRASKITQPTRSLLTPPKSLAALSALRDGSWKDGCY, encoded by the exons ATGAGCTACAAACTGCATGACATGACAGACGTGGAGGTCATGGCACGActtcaggaggaga ACAAGCTACGGAGAAGCATGCCCAACCTGATCCGAGCTCCCAGCATGCCCAGTGTTCCCAGCATTCCATGCCTGGCTTCCCCCGTCAACCCACCCTCCCACGGTCCCTCCTCCTTGCCAACGATATCCTCCCTGCGGAGCAGCCAGAGCTTTGACTCATCCAATGGGCTCGCACGACTCCAGTCCTCCA TTCCTTCCCCAGGGCAGCTCAGTCAGCGGGTCCAGAGCGTGGGCAACTTCCCCACCACTCCCCGACACCCACTAAAAGCCACAGCCTACGTAAGCCCCACAGTGCTGCAGGGCCCCACCTCTACCTCCCTGTCCACCTCCGTCAGTCTACACTCCATCCCCAGCAGTGCCGCGCTGCCTCAGCCCCTCAAACCCAGCAGCAGTTTGGTACCACAGCCCCTAAAAGTCAGCGCCAACCCGCCGGCCATCCCTCGCAGCTCCCTTCCTCGCCCGGCTTCCTTTGTAGGAACGAGTGGAGTTCCGCGTGCAAGCAAAATCACCCAACCCACACGCAG tTTGCTGACCCCTCCAAAGAGCCTGGCTGCCCTGAGCGCCCTGAGGGATGGCAGCTGGAAAGACGGCTGCTACTGA
- the slain1a gene encoding SLAIN motif-containing protein 1a isoform X1 — protein sequence MEAEVLNPQMMADVNGNNKITNAELEVLKLQELVRKLEKQNEQLRTRANAVNNCSVGPHLQTSLSCLHGGTSCPADNFSSKYGTPSPTQSHPCAPGPRGSADEPFAYFQPSSVSPDAAGEDSGAAGAATVLDEVDVLDLSVVLPVGEPDSWLYVSPRARLQGESVLSPLQWCRQVLDHPGPEVELAKMTLCHRLDQAKRRRGLSSVRPYSCIEGLSTLSCPVLPYTKSAALTESPAPLPSSGQSFLQSTLPLRPSCSLSDRAPTFLSNSALHSVGRRHAAISPQSSLDSEVGVSELEEDSISMSYKLHDMTDVEVMARLQEESLRQDYASTSATASRRSSSFSLHSLRRSEMDLEEEDEEDEVYDQLPPPQPRLFRTGSMQRGSLPHSHTFSSIRDCRRSSATPQFSLSGLSQYSGPSSLTTETHTGYRNSTDKLRRSMPNLIRAPSMPSVPSIPCLASPVNPPSHGPSSLPTISSLRSSQSFDSSNGLARLQSSIPSPGQLSQRVQSVGNFPTTPRHPLKATAYVSPTVLQGPTSTSLSTSVSLHSIPSSAALPQPLKPSSSLVPQPLKVSANPPAIPRSSLPRPASFVGTSGVPRASKITQPTRSLLTPPKSLAALSALRDGSWKDGCY from the exons ATGGAAGCAGAGGTGTTGAACCCCCAGATGATGGCAGACGTCAATGGCAACAATAAAATCACCAACGCGGAGCTGGAGGTGTTAAAGCTTCAGGAATTGGTCCGAAAATTGGAGAAGCAAAACGAACAATTGCGGACTCGAGCGAACGCTGTAAACAATTGCTCCGTCGGCCCTCATCTCCAGACCTCGTTGTCGTGTCTGCACGGAGGCACGTCGTGCCCGGCTGACAATTTCTCCAGTAAATATGGCACTCCGAGCCCGACGCAGTCGCATCCGTGTGCCCCCGGACCCCGAGGCTCAGCCGACGAACCGTTCGCCTATTTTCAGCCGAGCTCGGTGTCTCCCGACGCCGCTGGGGAGGACAGCGGCGCCGCCGGAGCCGCAACTGTTTTGGATGAGGTGGATGTTTTGGACCTCAGCGTCGTGCTCCCTGTCGGAGAGCCTGATAGCTG GCTGTACGTGAGTCCCAGAGCCAGGCTGCAGGGTGAGAGCGTCCTCAGCCCTCTCCAGTGGTGCAGGCAGGTACTGGACCACCCGGGGCCCGAGGTGGAGCTGGCTAAGATGACCCTCTGTCACAGACTGGACCAGG CTAAGCGGAGGCGAGGACTCTCCTCCGTCCGTCCATACAGCTGCATAGAGGGGCTCTCCACCCTCAGCTGCCCCGTCCTGCCTTACACCAAATCTGCTGCACTAACCGAGTCCCCAG CCCCGTTGCCGTCGTCAGGTCAGTCTTTTCTCCAGTCGACTCTCCCGCTCAGGcccagctgcagcctcagcgACAGAGCGCCCACCTTCCTGTCAAACTCCGCTCTCCACA gtgTGGGTCGCCGGCATGCAGCAATCAGCCCCCAGTCTTCCTTGGACAGCGAGGTGGGTGtgtcagagctggaggaggactCCATCTCGATGAGCTACAAACTGCATGACATGACAGACGTGGAGGTCATGGCACGActtcaggaggaga GTCTCCGACAGGACTACGCCTCTACCTCAGCCACAGCCAGCCGTCgcagctccagcttctccttACACTCCCTCAGGCGCAGCGAGATggatctggaggaggaggacgaggaggacgaggtGTACGACCAGCTCCCTCCTCCGCAGCCTCGACTGTTCCGCACAGGGTCTATGCAGCGGGGCAGCCTGCCCCACTCTCACACCTTCTCTAGTATCAGAGACTGCAGACGCAGCTCGGCCACGCCTCAGTTTTCACTCAGTGGACTCTCCCAGTACTCTGGACCCTCCAGCctgaccacagaaacacacacagggtacAGGAATAGCACAG ACAAGCTACGGAGAAGCATGCCCAACCTGATCCGAGCTCCCAGCATGCCCAGTGTTCCCAGCATTCCATGCCTGGCTTCCCCCGTCAACCCACCCTCCCACGGTCCCTCCTCCTTGCCAACGATATCCTCCCTGCGGAGCAGCCAGAGCTTTGACTCATCCAATGGGCTCGCACGACTCCAGTCCTCCA TTCCTTCCCCAGGGCAGCTCAGTCAGCGGGTCCAGAGCGTGGGCAACTTCCCCACCACTCCCCGACACCCACTAAAAGCCACAGCCTACGTAAGCCCCACAGTGCTGCAGGGCCCCACCTCTACCTCCCTGTCCACCTCCGTCAGTCTACACTCCATCCCCAGCAGTGCCGCGCTGCCTCAGCCCCTCAAACCCAGCAGCAGTTTGGTACCACAGCCCCTAAAAGTCAGCGCCAACCCGCCGGCCATCCCTCGCAGCTCCCTTCCTCGCCCGGCTTCCTTTGTAGGAACGAGTGGAGTTCCGCGTGCAAGCAAAATCACCCAACCCACACGCAG tTTGCTGACCCCTCCAAAGAGCCTGGCTGCCCTGAGCGCCCTGAGGGATGGCAGCTGGAAAGACGGCTGCTACTGA